The Sorangiineae bacterium MSr11367 genome window below encodes:
- a CDS encoding undecaprenyl-diphosphate phosphatase yields the protein MQIPVVEAIVLGVVQGITEFLPISSDGHLALVQLLFGGQADLATTVVLHAGTFAATLLVLRKRVVAAIHEGVRGLVRPSLMRETPGGRDAFVVILASVPTAVVGLTLKKSVEEWSSSPIIVGICLLLSAVAVASTRWSPVGRELTPSTLGSLLVGLAQGSAVLPGLSRSAMTIASLLWLGVRADRAFELSFLMSLPAVFGAIVLEGRHGFGPQAGGAFPLLAGTVVAFGVGIVALQALRRVLVGGKLALFAAYLVPLAIATIAWGYARPSYTP from the coding sequence ATGCAGATTCCGGTCGTCGAGGCCATCGTACTTGGCGTCGTTCAGGGAATTACGGAATTTTTGCCGATCTCGAGCGATGGGCACTTGGCGCTCGTGCAGCTTCTTTTCGGCGGGCAGGCGGACTTGGCAACAACCGTCGTGCTCCATGCGGGGACCTTCGCGGCGACGCTACTGGTGCTGCGCAAACGCGTGGTCGCGGCCATTCATGAAGGGGTGCGCGGCCTCGTCCGGCCTTCGCTGATGCGCGAAACACCGGGCGGGCGCGACGCGTTCGTGGTCATCCTGGCGAGCGTACCGACCGCCGTCGTCGGGCTCACCTTGAAGAAGTCCGTCGAAGAGTGGTCGAGTTCTCCCATCATCGTAGGGATTTGCCTGCTCTTGTCCGCCGTAGCCGTGGCGTCCACGCGGTGGTCGCCCGTGGGGCGTGAGCTCACGCCTTCCACCTTGGGCTCGCTCCTTGTAGGGCTCGCGCAAGGCAGCGCGGTGCTCCCAGGGTTGAGCCGCAGCGCCATGACCATCGCCAGCCTCCTCTGGCTCGGCGTGCGGGCGGATCGCGCCTTCGAGTTGTCCTTCCTCATGTCCCTGCCAGCGGTGTTCGGCGCCATCGTGCTCGAAGGTCGGCACGGCTTCGGCCCGCAAGCGGGCGGCGCCTTCCCGCTGCTCGCGGGCACCGTCGTCGCGTTTGGGGTGGGCATCGTCGCCCTCCAAGCGCTGCGGCGCGTCCTCGTGGGCGGCAAGCTCGCGCTCTTCGCGGCCTACCTCGTGCCCCTGGCCATCGCGACCATCGCCTGGGGCTACGCCCGGCCCTCGTACACGCCGTAG
- a CDS encoding formimidoylglutamate deiminase, producing MKTELKLPALATAHSHAFQRGMRGGAQRPKAGLPRRRGAAADDFWTWRGLMYQLANSLTPESIGHVSRVAFRELRHAGVRTVGEFHYVHHQPNGTPYEQRTLLSEAVIAAAKAEGLRIALLRVAYHRAGAGRPADAMQARFCDPSVDAILSDVESLRAKYKDDPDVRIGIAPHSVRAVPPEWLAPLAEYAARHGLPFHMHVSEQTREIEECVAETGRRPVELLADRGVLSPRFVAVHATHLTDTEARLLGEARAFACICATTERDLGDGLPDLSALRTSGARLCTGIDSHVITDPFEDMRSLETHERLRTKTRVTFSSERSPAEQLWREGSIEGAEACGFADTGGSVILRRDHPTLDLVSDDLLLDAVVFGGGPSLVDRIDVTT from the coding sequence GTGAAAACCGAGCTCAAACTGCCCGCGCTGGCCACGGCGCATTCCCATGCCTTTCAACGCGGCATGCGCGGTGGTGCCCAGCGGCCCAAGGCCGGGCTACCGCGCCGCCGCGGAGCCGCCGCGGACGACTTTTGGACGTGGCGCGGGCTCATGTACCAGCTTGCGAACTCGCTCACCCCCGAATCGATCGGGCACGTGAGCCGCGTGGCCTTTCGCGAACTGCGGCACGCGGGCGTGCGCACCGTCGGCGAGTTTCACTACGTGCACCACCAGCCGAACGGCACGCCCTACGAACAGCGCACCTTGCTCTCCGAGGCGGTCATCGCCGCCGCCAAGGCCGAGGGACTTCGCATCGCGCTTTTGCGCGTAGCCTACCACCGCGCGGGCGCCGGCCGGCCTGCCGACGCGATGCAAGCGCGCTTCTGCGATCCCAGCGTCGACGCCATCCTTTCCGACGTCGAGTCCTTGCGTGCAAAATACAAAGACGATCCCGACGTGCGCATCGGCATCGCACCGCATTCGGTGCGCGCGGTCCCGCCCGAGTGGCTCGCGCCGCTCGCGGAGTACGCCGCACGGCATGGTCTTCCATTTCACATGCACGTCTCGGAGCAGACGCGCGAAATCGAGGAGTGCGTCGCCGAAACGGGGCGCCGGCCGGTGGAGCTCTTGGCCGATCGCGGCGTTCTATCGCCGCGATTCGTCGCGGTGCACGCCACGCACCTGACCGACACCGAGGCGCGTCTTCTCGGAGAAGCGCGCGCCTTCGCGTGCATCTGCGCAACCACCGAGCGCGATCTGGGCGATGGCCTGCCGGATCTGTCGGCCTTGCGCACGTCGGGCGCGCGGCTGTGCACCGGCATCGACAGCCATGTCATCACCGATCCCTTCGAGGACATGCGCTCCCTGGAGACGCACGAGCGCCTTCGCACGAAGACACGCGTTACCTTTTCCTCCGAGCGCTCCCCCGCCGAGCAACTCTGGCGCGAAGGCTCCATCGAAGGCGCCGAGGCGTGCGGATTTGCCGACACGGGCGGAAGCGTGATCCTGCGCAGAGACCACCCGACGCTCGATCTGGTGTCGGACGACCTTCTTCTCGACGCCGTCGTCTTCGGCGGCGGCCCGTCGCTGGTCGATCGGATCGACGTTACGACGTAG
- a CDS encoding NADH-quinone oxidoreductase subunit H yields the protein MPRFDFVSFVAFLVVALFLGAAVLGCEAEPTPQLISVTELTPREAEVGDKLEIAGAGFPQGKSARIAFRGTLYRPGERPARGAVIDAEGTVVGRDSIEVAYTEALDAEFCGIADHRRHTTFEGDLEVSFAAASKGAPPVTAVLHQVTLDLRPPEDSPSVIAERAAEGEKTLAALGLHGAEPTAERGLRVAKVDAGSRAEEAGILADDVLVGFAGVRIGKLADVVIPSGVRDVEVTLRRGAAAREEKRTVHTLGVDRSIPTDVFGAAFIAIAATLVVLLFFTPSRGPITWLEKRFVSAPRSTVAPHTPPRRERIMVAVTVSLCFALLTLLSSLSTASRSLIAELDVPTFAIVSWMTLGTLALLAGGSFSNRLRGVLTIVTFELPVVLALIGAVSIAGSLRLRDIASVQGGWPWEWIAFRSPPAFLLFLAFLAATTKERFSPAARGIVSLAEQVHVLALAGLCAAVFLGGWTLPMLAPGAQRTNGFYALLGCVLFLAKMHGLAHLVARGRRMTSAIDTRMLITLAWRWLVPLSAAALGACVAWAYLRILPEMESLVAAVDVVLALLLIVRLGVRTGSFGLQKLRGRGTAEPHLNPFL from the coding sequence ATGCCTCGATTCGACTTCGTATCGTTCGTTGCGTTTCTCGTGGTGGCGCTGTTTCTGGGCGCGGCGGTGCTCGGTTGTGAGGCCGAGCCGACGCCGCAGCTCATTTCGGTCACGGAATTGACGCCGCGTGAGGCGGAGGTGGGCGACAAGCTCGAGATCGCGGGGGCCGGATTTCCGCAGGGGAAATCTGCACGGATCGCGTTTCGTGGGACGCTCTATCGGCCAGGGGAGCGGCCCGCGCGCGGTGCGGTGATCGATGCGGAGGGCACCGTCGTGGGGCGCGACAGCATCGAGGTCGCGTACACCGAAGCGCTCGACGCCGAGTTCTGCGGCATCGCAGACCATCGACGGCACACGACCTTCGAAGGCGATCTCGAGGTGTCGTTCGCCGCCGCCTCGAAAGGCGCGCCGCCCGTGACGGCCGTGCTCCATCAGGTGACGCTCGACTTGCGGCCTCCGGAGGATTCACCCTCGGTCATCGCCGAGCGCGCCGCGGAAGGGGAGAAGACCCTTGCGGCCCTCGGCCTCCACGGCGCCGAGCCCACGGCGGAGCGAGGCCTTCGCGTCGCCAAAGTCGATGCCGGCTCACGCGCCGAAGAAGCAGGGATCCTCGCCGACGACGTCCTCGTCGGGTTCGCAGGCGTGCGCATCGGCAAGCTCGCCGATGTGGTCATCCCGAGCGGCGTGCGCGACGTCGAGGTCACTCTTCGTCGCGGTGCCGCAGCGCGCGAAGAAAAGCGCACCGTGCACACCCTCGGCGTGGACCGCTCGATTCCTACCGACGTCTTCGGCGCCGCCTTCATCGCCATTGCGGCCACGCTCGTCGTGCTTCTCTTCTTTACCCCGTCGCGCGGCCCCATCACCTGGCTCGAAAAGCGGTTCGTCAGCGCGCCCCGCTCCACCGTGGCTCCGCATACACCGCCGCGGCGCGAGCGCATCATGGTCGCCGTCACCGTCTCGCTCTGCTTCGCACTGCTCACGCTTCTTTCGTCGCTCTCGACGGCCTCGCGCAGCCTCATCGCGGAGCTCGACGTCCCCACCTTCGCCATCGTTTCGTGGATGACGTTGGGCACCCTGGCCCTGCTCGCGGGGGGCTCTTTCTCGAACCGCCTTCGCGGTGTGCTCACCATCGTCACCTTCGAGCTTCCGGTGGTGCTCGCCTTGATCGGGGCCGTCAGCATTGCAGGGTCGCTCCGCCTGCGCGACATCGCATCGGTGCAGGGCGGCTGGCCGTGGGAGTGGATCGCATTCCGTTCGCCGCCCGCCTTCCTTCTCTTCCTTGCGTTCCTCGCGGCGACCACGAAGGAGCGCTTTTCGCCGGCGGCTCGCGGCATCGTTTCTCTCGCCGAGCAGGTTCACGTGCTTGCGCTCGCCGGCCTGTGCGCCGCCGTCTTTCTCGGGGGCTGGACGCTTCCCATGCTCGCGCCGGGTGCGCAGCGCACCAACGGCTTCTATGCCCTGCTCGGGTGCGTCCTCTTTCTCGCGAAGATGCACGGCCTCGCGCACCTCGTTGCCCGCGGTCGCCGTATGACCTCGGCCATCGACACGCGCATGCTCATCACCCTCGCCTGGCGCTGGCTCGTTCCCTTGTCCGCCGCGGCCTTGGGGGCCTGCGTGGCGTGGGCGTACCTGCGCATCCTCCCCGAGATGGAGTCGCTCGTTGCCGCCGTCGACGTGGTGCTCGCCCTCTTGCTCATCGTGCGCCTTGGCGTGCGCACGGGCAGTTTCGGCCTACAAAAGCTGCGCGGGCGAGGCACGGCGGAGCCGCACCTCAACCCATTCCTTTGA
- the uvrB gene encoding excinuclease ABC subunit UvrB, translated as MSGVFQLATPFEPKGDQPAAIAELLEGVRRGEQHQVLLGITGSGKTFTIANVIAQSQKPALILAPNKTLAAQLYGEMKELFPSNAVEYFVSYYDYYQPEAYVPSSDTYIDKDAIVNDAIDRMRHSATRALLSRRDVIIVASVSCIYGIGSAETYHGLLIDLKTGEEFRRDTLLRMLVDIQYERNDVDFHRSTFRVRGDIVEVFPAYEQDTAIRIEFFGDTIEAIREVDPLRGKVKGSLDRYAIYPGSHYVTPQEQMRRAISSIRDELQDRLGFFDREGRFLEKQRLEQRTQYDIEMMEQMGFCTGIENYSRHLSGRAAGDPPPTLLDYFREGFLVIVDESHQTVPQVSAMYRGDRARKETLSEYGFRLPSAMDNRPLKFEEFEERVKQAIYVSATPGEYEIQKTQGVVVEQLIRPTGLTDPHVEVRPVSGQVDDLLTEIRDRAAKNERVLCTTLTKRMAEDLTDYYRELKVRIRYLHSDIDTLERIEILRDLRLGEFDVLVGINLLREGLDLPEVSLVAIFDADKEGFLRSPRSLIQTIGRAARNVNGRVIMYADHMTPAMKQAIGETDRRRALQEAYNKEHGIIPQTVVRAVMNVNPAAGTIDYLNVPKVGRDGKGAHAVAETDDLAEKIAALRLDMFTAAENLEFETAARLRDELKRLESLSGLSSSDAPPASGVSYEPYANKKGKRATRGSGAKGKMSAPAAKSPAAQKRASRKFR; from the coding sequence ATGTCCGGAGTATTCCAACTTGCGACACCTTTCGAGCCCAAGGGGGATCAACCGGCGGCGATCGCGGAGTTGCTCGAGGGCGTGAGACGGGGCGAGCAGCATCAGGTCCTGCTGGGCATCACCGGTTCGGGCAAGACCTTCACGATCGCCAACGTCATCGCGCAGAGCCAGAAGCCGGCGCTCATCCTTGCGCCGAACAAGACGCTGGCGGCGCAGCTCTACGGCGAGATGAAAGAGCTCTTCCCGAGCAACGCCGTCGAGTACTTCGTCAGCTACTACGATTACTACCAACCCGAGGCGTACGTCCCGTCGAGCGACACCTACATCGACAAGGACGCGATCGTGAACGACGCGATCGACCGCATGCGCCACTCGGCCACGCGTGCCCTGCTCTCGCGCCGGGACGTCATCATCGTGGCCTCGGTGAGCTGCATCTACGGCATCGGCAGCGCCGAGACGTACCACGGTCTGCTCATCGACCTGAAGACCGGCGAGGAATTCCGCCGCGACACGCTCCTGCGCATGCTGGTCGACATTCAGTACGAGCGAAACGACGTCGACTTTCACCGCAGCACCTTCCGCGTCCGCGGCGACATCGTGGAAGTCTTTCCGGCGTACGAGCAGGATACGGCCATCCGCATCGAGTTCTTCGGCGACACCATCGAGGCCATCCGCGAGGTGGATCCGCTGCGCGGCAAGGTGAAGGGCTCACTCGACCGCTACGCCATCTACCCCGGCTCGCATTACGTGACGCCGCAGGAGCAGATGCGCCGGGCCATCTCGAGCATCCGCGACGAGCTGCAGGATCGGCTGGGGTTCTTCGATCGGGAAGGGCGCTTTCTGGAGAAGCAGCGCCTGGAGCAGCGAACCCAGTACGACATCGAGATGATGGAGCAGATGGGGTTCTGCACCGGCATCGAGAACTACTCGCGCCATCTCTCCGGGCGCGCGGCAGGCGATCCGCCGCCGACGTTGCTCGACTATTTCCGTGAAGGCTTTTTGGTCATCGTCGACGAGTCGCACCAGACGGTGCCGCAGGTCTCCGCGATGTACCGCGGCGACCGCGCGCGCAAGGAGACGCTGTCGGAATACGGCTTCCGTCTGCCCAGCGCGATGGACAATCGGCCGCTCAAGTTCGAGGAATTCGAGGAGCGGGTCAAACAAGCGATTTACGTTTCGGCCACGCCGGGTGAATACGAAATACAGAAGACCCAGGGCGTCGTCGTCGAACAATTGATCCGGCCCACGGGCCTCACCGATCCGCACGTGGAGGTGCGGCCGGTGTCCGGGCAGGTCGACGACCTTCTCACGGAGATCCGCGATCGCGCGGCCAAGAACGAGCGCGTGCTCTGCACGACCTTGACCAAGCGCATGGCCGAGGATTTGACGGACTATTACCGCGAACTCAAGGTTCGTATTCGGTATTTGCACTCCGATATCGATACATTGGAGCGTATCGAGATTCTGCGCGATCTCCGATTGGGAGAGTTCGACGTTCTCGTGGGGATCAATCTTTTGCGCGAGGGGCTCGACCTTCCCGAGGTGAGCCTGGTCGCCATTTTCGATGCCGACAAGGAGGGCTTTTTGCGAAGCCCGCGCTCGCTGATTCAGACCATCGGGCGCGCCGCCCGCAACGTGAATGGGCGCGTCATCATGTACGCCGACCACATGACGCCGGCGATGAAGCAGGCCATCGGGGAGACAGACCGTCGCCGGGCTTTGCAGGAGGCGTACAACAAGGAGCACGGCATCATTCCGCAGACGGTGGTGCGCGCGGTGATGAACGTGAACCCCGCGGCGGGCACGATCGACTACTTGAACGTGCCCAAGGTAGGACGCGACGGCAAGGGTGCGCACGCGGTCGCCGAGACGGACGATCTCGCAGAGAAGATCGCCGCGCTGCGCTTGGACATGTTCACCGCCGCCGAGAACCTCGAGTTCGAAACGGCGGCGCGCCTGCGTGATGAGCTGAAACGGCTCGAGTCGTTGAGCGGGCTGTCCTCCTCGGATGCACCGCCCGCAAGCGGTGTGTCGTACGAGCCGTACGCGAACAAAAAGGGCAAGCGCGCGACCCGCGGCTCAGGGGCCAAAGGCAAAATGAGCGCACCGGCGGCCAAGTCGCCTGCGGCGCAGAAGCGGGCGTCGCGGAAGTTCCGCTAG
- a CDS encoding HAMP domain-containing histidine kinase, giving the protein MAAKSVTASRSLPALEATPRTFGDIAPVLVHDFKGPLSAMALNLDFVLEQLPQDASFDVLRGALTECRHASDRIFRTIANVLDVTRCEEGRLGLRLSSVSLPELFARVVATYEPELAQREVDLQIDAPEELPSVDADADLLARVMHNLIDNALRNTRARGKLVLSAQAIRDTMEVRVKNEGAPIPLAIRNRLFTRTVGTEAEGMGLNRGLGLYFCRLVLQELGATIGLSEESGFPVCFVIRYPIPARSVR; this is encoded by the coding sequence ATGGCCGCTAAATCCGTCACGGCCTCGCGCTCTCTACCAGCGCTCGAGGCGACGCCACGCACCTTCGGAGACATCGCACCCGTCTTGGTGCACGACTTCAAGGGTCCCCTTTCGGCCATGGCCCTCAACCTCGACTTCGTGCTCGAGCAGCTTCCGCAGGACGCCTCGTTCGACGTCCTGCGGGGAGCCCTCACCGAATGCCGCCACGCGAGCGACCGCATCTTCCGCACCATCGCGAATGTGCTCGACGTAACTCGCTGCGAGGAAGGCCGCTTGGGCCTTCGCCTCAGCTCCGTGAGCCTGCCCGAGCTCTTCGCCCGCGTCGTCGCCACGTACGAGCCCGAGCTCGCCCAGCGCGAGGTCGACCTTCAGATCGACGCTCCGGAAGAACTCCCCTCCGTCGATGCCGACGCCGATCTCCTCGCGCGGGTCATGCACAACCTCATCGACAACGCCCTGCGAAACACCCGCGCGCGCGGCAAACTCGTTCTCTCGGCGCAGGCCATCCGCGACACGATGGAAGTCCGCGTGAAGAACGAAGGCGCGCCCATCCCCTTGGCCATCCGCAACCGCCTCTTCACCCGCACCGTGGGCACCGAGGCCGAGGGCATGGGCCTCAACCGCGGCCTCGGCCTCTACTTCTGCCGCCTTGTCCTGCAGGAACTCGGCGCCACCATCGGCCTGTCCGAAGAGTCAGGCTTTCCCGTCTGCTTCGTCATCCGCTACCCGATTCCAGCTCGGTCGGTTCGCTGA
- a CDS encoding NAD(P)-dependent oxidoreductase, translating into MAFLGLGAMGAPMAANVARKGFALQVWNRHHERAQSLTALGAKVKSSPAECARGARVVITMVRDEPALLQLLTRQDGILAGIDKDTVIVDMSTIGRAGALKAAAVVKEAGGRFVDSPVSGSVGPAERGELVALAGGRLNDVSRAQPVLLAMCKRIIHAGDVGQGQALKVVVNGVGVHHLVAYTSMLALGERAGLTRRTLIEALSIGAFASPAYVGKKEKMLAKDYSPEFTLELTLKDALLNVDLQQEAGLPLPVLREALRAIENAIEEGLGEEDLFALEKYYRDL; encoded by the coding sequence GTGGCATTTCTCGGCCTCGGCGCCATGGGCGCACCGATGGCCGCAAACGTGGCGCGCAAGGGTTTCGCGCTGCAAGTTTGGAATCGCCATCACGAGCGAGCCCAATCGCTCACGGCGCTCGGGGCCAAGGTCAAATCGTCCCCTGCGGAGTGTGCGCGCGGCGCGCGGGTGGTCATCACGATGGTGCGCGACGAACCGGCGCTCCTGCAGTTGCTCACGCGGCAGGACGGCATTCTGGCCGGCATCGACAAGGACACCGTGATCGTGGACATGTCCACCATCGGGCGCGCGGGCGCGCTCAAGGCTGCGGCCGTCGTGAAGGAAGCGGGCGGGCGCTTCGTCGATTCGCCGGTGAGCGGCTCGGTGGGACCTGCGGAGCGCGGTGAGCTCGTGGCGCTCGCGGGCGGGCGATTGAACGACGTCTCGCGCGCGCAGCCGGTGCTCTTGGCGATGTGCAAGCGGATCATCCACGCCGGAGACGTCGGCCAGGGGCAAGCCCTCAAGGTCGTGGTCAACGGCGTAGGCGTGCACCACCTCGTTGCGTACACGAGCATGCTCGCGCTCGGCGAACGCGCCGGCCTGACGCGGCGGACCCTGATCGAGGCCCTTTCCATCGGGGCGTTCGCCTCTCCGGCGTACGTCGGCAAGAAGGAAAAGATGCTCGCGAAGGATTATTCCCCCGAGTTCACCCTGGAATTGACCTTGAAGGACGCGCTCCTCAACGTGGATCTGCAGCAGGAGGCGGGCCTGCCGCTCCCCGTACTGCGCGAGGCACTGCGGGCCATCGAGAATGCCATCGAGGAAGGGCTCGGTGAGGAGGATCTGTTCGCGCTCGAGAAATACTATCGCGACCTCTGA
- a CDS encoding VWA domain-containing protein, which produces MSFVAALALFVGVLVVAPYLAHRLRRKRADDRPFAAAHLVPPAPPRARRRSRLEDRALFATRALAVLALALLGASPLVRCSRLALQRSSGASVALAIVLDDSMSMRARLDGGKSRFDRALEGARELLASAREGDAVAIVAAGEPARVALAATTDIHAAQAALDGLAESDRATDLEGAIAMARALVGQLPQVDKRVVVLSDLADGHSDKPPIGEGSEMPVWVALPELRASGTDCALLSADRAGLRVRVRVACSPGATAQGREITLTAGETVVAKGAAPQTAPADAVVMLSAEPAGELVARLGGADAIGTDDVATVMTESGPGALAVIGDTAAESAATGGAPLIEQALAALKLEIGVRPIPVFPERAEDLAPFVGVVLDDPPGLTPEQRRALGDFMDNGGVVLLALGPRAAVAPLGASLEPILAHAVRWELTKVPGADPSSPRAGLEEAANTLLELDANHRAILDAEDIGKLNALLAWKDGPPLVATRTAGRGEAWLVTLPFSVDSSDLTLRPGFLSLLDMWVERARMHASARRGEVATPWLFPGVRRLAVVGPKGPVEAQRDGATWRVSPPLIGNYRVEFDDGKREIRVATPSARELDMRPRAAAPNTAGRDFGDTRAAVDVSWVVALILLFLTACELGLRVFSSTVRPVEP; this is translated from the coding sequence GTGTCGTTCGTCGCTGCGCTCGCCCTGTTCGTCGGTGTTCTGGTGGTCGCGCCTTACCTGGCGCACCGTCTGCGGCGCAAACGCGCCGACGATCGCCCCTTCGCCGCGGCGCACCTCGTCCCCCCCGCGCCGCCACGGGCCCGGCGCCGTTCTCGGCTCGAAGATCGCGCGCTGTTTGCCACCCGCGCCCTCGCGGTGCTGGCGCTGGCGCTGCTCGGGGCTTCGCCGCTGGTGCGCTGCTCGCGGCTCGCCCTACAGCGCTCGAGCGGTGCGTCGGTGGCGCTGGCTATCGTGCTCGACGACTCGATGAGCATGCGCGCGCGGCTCGACGGCGGAAAGAGTCGCTTCGATCGGGCCCTGGAGGGCGCACGCGAGCTGCTCGCGTCGGCGCGTGAAGGCGACGCCGTGGCCATCGTGGCCGCGGGCGAACCTGCGCGCGTCGCACTCGCCGCGACGACGGACATCCACGCCGCACAAGCCGCGCTCGACGGGCTCGCCGAGAGCGATCGCGCGACCGATCTGGAAGGCGCCATCGCCATGGCGCGCGCGCTGGTGGGGCAGCTTCCGCAGGTGGACAAGCGCGTCGTCGTGCTGAGCGATCTCGCCGACGGGCACTCGGACAAGCCGCCCATCGGCGAGGGAAGCGAAATGCCGGTGTGGGTCGCGCTTCCGGAGCTTCGCGCCTCGGGGACGGACTGCGCCTTGCTCTCCGCCGATCGCGCGGGGCTACGCGTGCGCGTGCGCGTCGCATGCAGCCCGGGTGCGACCGCGCAGGGGCGCGAGATCACGTTGACCGCAGGAGAAACCGTGGTGGCCAAGGGCGCGGCCCCGCAGACGGCGCCGGCCGATGCCGTGGTGATGCTCTCCGCGGAGCCGGCGGGCGAGCTCGTCGCGCGCTTGGGCGGCGCCGATGCGATCGGGACCGACGACGTCGCGACGGTGATGACGGAAAGCGGGCCCGGTGCCCTCGCCGTCATCGGCGACACGGCCGCCGAATCGGCAGCCACCGGCGGCGCACCGCTCATCGAGCAGGCGCTCGCGGCGCTCAAGCTCGAGATCGGCGTGCGTCCCATTCCGGTGTTCCCCGAGCGCGCGGAAGATCTCGCGCCATTCGTGGGTGTGGTGCTCGACGACCCGCCGGGGCTCACCCCGGAGCAGCGCCGGGCGCTCGGTGACTTCATGGACAACGGCGGCGTGGTGCTCCTCGCGCTGGGTCCGCGCGCAGCCGTGGCGCCGCTCGGGGCGTCGCTGGAACCGATTCTCGCGCACGCCGTGCGCTGGGAGCTCACCAAGGTGCCGGGCGCCGACCCGAGCAGCCCCCGCGCGGGGCTCGAAGAGGCAGCGAACACGCTGCTCGAGCTCGACGCGAACCACCGGGCCATCCTCGACGCGGAGGACATCGGCAAGCTGAATGCGCTCCTCGCGTGGAAGGACGGGCCCCCGCTGGTGGCCACGCGCACCGCGGGACGCGGCGAGGCATGGCTCGTCACCCTGCCCTTCAGCGTCGACAGCAGCGACTTGACCCTGAGGCCCGGATTCCTCTCGTTGCTCGACATGTGGGTCGAACGTGCGCGCATGCACGCCTCCGCGCGCCGCGGCGAGGTGGCCACCCCGTGGCTCTTTCCCGGTGTGCGACGCCTCGCCGTCGTCGGTCCCAAGGGGCCGGTCGAGGCCCAGCGCGATGGTGCGACCTGGCGTGTGAGCCCGCCCCTCATCGGAAACTACCGGGTCGAATTCGACGATGGAAAGCGCGAAATTCGTGTCGCCACGCCCAGCGCACGCGAGCTGGACATGCGACCGCGCGCCGCCGCGCCCAACACCGCGGGCCGCGATTTCGGCGACACGCGCGCCGCGGTCGATGTCTCCTGGGTGGTGGCACTCATCCTCCTCTTTCTCACCGCGTGCGAGCTCGGACTGCGCGTCTTTTCGTCCACCGTACGCCCCGTCGAACCGTGA
- a CDS encoding NTP transferase domain-containing protein translates to MAANVYAVIMAGGAGTRFWPASRNHRPKQLLALGGDANESLLAATVRRLAPLVPANRVYIATGAHLIDATAAVLPDVPRAQLLAEPVPRNTAPCIGWAAATIARRDPEALIAVLPSDHFILDEPGFRATLERALDGARQGRITTIGIVPTRPETGYGYIELGAELAPGLSSVARFVEKPNRARAEEYVAGKKHLWNAGMFFFHASAMKKAIATHLPVLAAGLDRLDAAAADGNEAAVLGEVFPTLPSVSIDVGVMEKSADLAVAHGDFGWNDVGSWESAWELAPKDAAGNALPEGTVAVDAHRNLVRDLTTEASAKTKKTFALVGVDDLVIVETDDAFLVIPRERAQDVRRVVDALRTRGDTNRI, encoded by the coding sequence ATGGCCGCAAACGTCTACGCAGTGATCATGGCCGGCGGCGCCGGCACGCGATTCTGGCCTGCATCGCGCAACCACCGGCCCAAGCAGCTGCTGGCACTGGGGGGCGACGCCAACGAATCACTCCTCGCCGCCACCGTGCGCCGGCTCGCACCGCTGGTCCCGGCCAATCGCGTGTACATTGCAACGGGCGCGCACCTGATCGACGCGACCGCCGCGGTGCTTCCCGACGTCCCGCGTGCGCAGCTCCTCGCCGAGCCGGTGCCGCGCAACACGGCACCGTGCATCGGCTGGGCGGCGGCCACCATCGCGCGCCGCGATCCCGAGGCGCTCATCGCCGTGCTGCCGAGCGACCACTTCATCCTCGATGAACCCGGCTTTCGCGCCACGCTCGAGCGCGCCCTCGACGGCGCACGGCAAGGACGCATCACGACCATCGGCATCGTCCCCACCCGACCCGAAACCGGCTACGGCTACATCGAACTGGGCGCCGAGCTCGCGCCCGGCCTCTCCTCGGTTGCACGCTTCGTCGAAAAGCCGAACCGCGCACGCGCCGAAGAGTACGTCGCGGGCAAGAAGCACCTGTGGAATGCGGGCATGTTCTTCTTCCACGCGAGCGCCATGAAAAAGGCCATCGCCACGCACCTGCCCGTGCTCGCCGCAGGCCTCGACCGGCTCGATGCGGCCGCCGCCGACGGCAACGAGGCCGCCGTGTTGGGCGAGGTCTTCCCCACCCTGCCGAGCGTCTCCATCGATGTCGGCGTCATGGAAAAGTCGGCCGATCTCGCGGTCGCACACGGCGATTTCGGCTGGAACGACGTGGGGAGCTGGGAGAGCGCCTGGGAGCTCGCGCCAAAAGATGCCGCGGGCAACGCCCTCCCCGAGGGCACGGTCGCCGTCGACGCCCATCGCAACCTGGTGCGCGATCTCACCACCGAGGCCAGCGCCAAGACGAAAAAGACGTTCGCCCTCGTCGGCGTCGACGATCTCGTCATCGTCGAGACCGACGACGCCTTCCTGGTCATCCCGCGCGAGCGCGCCCAAGACGTCCGCCGCGTCGTCGATGCCCTGCGCACCCGCGGCGACACGAACCGGATCTAG